A window of Cohnella herbarum contains these coding sequences:
- a CDS encoding ABC transporter substrate-binding protein gives MKLHQHFLQLHSRFGSVDSVETTLEEIGKLLDCTPRNATNIIRSMSGDGWISWEASRGRGRRSKLSFIAQPEEIAVQSMLQAINRKDITRAIDQIRIHKQSSTLQEHLQGWLLSYFGHHAETSSDRQIDTLRLPIRQPLHTIDPLYMNLLAESFVASHVFDGLVRRTDESDEILPSIAHAWETDDTRTQWTFFLRKEVLFHHGKVLTAEDVVYTFERLIRSSRRTLYSLIYKQIKAVRALNPTTVTFELEEPNELFLPFLCTSRAAIVPKDLNQMGSLRFGTAPLGTGPFKISEMNEGICVLEVFAPYFQGRAHLDRVEIVHVPWATEETGANANADQLSPFHVIHNPSAADGTRSHIHSDTTVRKFFTCNTQKAGPLSDPTVRAHLFGCLQGDRETIKTDIPASGHTGAIPIQIATIPPYKPDADALARRLEEHGYSCTVVSVSPEEFKGDVRLASDLILFSLFRDQDRQLRLFDLYLTIAEHVDSHMRIDIEQTLQRVARESDPAARAGHLDKIERLLVREHQLYILSEKPLPTAYLPSVRGVTFNSQGWVNLRTIWFPPIAIKRSGDS, from the coding sequence ATGAAACTGCATCAACATTTCCTGCAGCTTCACTCCCGGTTCGGGAGCGTCGATAGCGTCGAAACGACATTGGAGGAAATCGGCAAATTGCTCGATTGCACCCCGCGCAACGCGACCAATATCATCCGTTCGATGAGCGGGGACGGATGGATATCCTGGGAAGCCTCCCGCGGACGCGGGCGCCGGTCTAAGCTGAGTTTCATCGCGCAGCCCGAGGAAATCGCCGTGCAATCCATGCTGCAAGCGATTAACCGCAAAGACATTACGCGAGCCATCGACCAGATTCGCATTCACAAGCAATCGTCCACGCTGCAGGAACATCTGCAAGGATGGCTGCTCTCTTATTTCGGTCACCACGCCGAAACGAGCAGCGACCGGCAGATCGACACTTTACGCCTTCCCATTCGGCAGCCGTTGCACACGATCGACCCGCTGTACATGAATTTATTGGCGGAATCGTTCGTAGCCAGCCACGTATTCGACGGTCTGGTGCGCCGAACGGACGAGAGCGACGAGATTCTGCCGAGTATCGCCCACGCCTGGGAGACGGATGATACCCGCACGCAGTGGACTTTTTTTCTCCGTAAAGAGGTTCTGTTCCACCACGGCAAGGTGTTAACCGCCGAAGATGTCGTCTACACGTTCGAGAGACTGATCCGTTCTTCGCGCAGGACGCTGTACAGCTTGATATACAAGCAGATCAAAGCGGTACGCGCCCTCAATCCGACGACGGTAACCTTCGAGCTGGAGGAGCCCAACGAGCTGTTCCTCCCTTTCCTATGTACGAGCCGTGCGGCGATCGTTCCTAAAGACTTGAATCAAATGGGGAGCTTGCGATTCGGAACGGCCCCGCTGGGAACGGGACCTTTCAAGATTTCCGAGATGAATGAGGGCATATGCGTTTTGGAGGTTTTCGCCCCTTATTTCCAAGGGCGAGCGCATCTCGATCGGGTCGAGATCGTTCATGTGCCGTGGGCAACGGAAGAGACCGGAGCAAACGCGAACGCCGATCAACTCTCTCCCTTCCACGTCATCCATAACCCATCCGCCGCCGACGGAACCCGGAGCCACATCCATTCGGATACGACCGTCCGTAAATTTTTCACGTGCAACACGCAGAAGGCCGGACCGTTATCCGATCCGACCGTTCGCGCGCATTTATTCGGTTGTCTGCAAGGGGATAGGGAGACGATAAAGACCGACATTCCGGCTTCCGGCCATACGGGGGCGATTCCGATTCAAATCGCGACGATCCCGCCCTACAAGCCGGATGCGGACGCCCTTGCCCGGAGACTGGAAGAACACGGATATTCGTGTACGGTCGTCTCCGTATCCCCGGAAGAATTCAAGGGGGACGTGCGGTTGGCTTCGGATCTGATCTTATTCTCGTTGTTCCGGGATCAGGACAGGCAGCTCCGCTTATTCGACCTCTACCTGACGATCGCCGAACACGTAGATTCCCATATGCGGATCGACATCGAGCAAACGTTGCAGCGCGTCGCCCGGGAATCCGATCCCGCCGCTCGGGCCGGCCATCTCGATAAGATCGAGAGGCTGCTCGTTCGCGAGCATCAGCTATACATCCTGTCGGAGAAGCCGCTGCCGACCGCCTATTTGCCCTCCGTCCGTGGAGTTACCTTCAACTCGCAAGGCTGGGTCAATCTTCGCACGATCTGGTTTCCGCCCATCGCGATTAAGCGGTCGGGGGACTCTTAG
- a CDS encoding carbon-nitrogen hydrolase family protein — MKKLTIATTQYGLTDIRSAEQFWAGIAEKVRDAAGQGAAMILFPEYLTAHLLSLEPSMLHEEACYHLNRHTEEYVRFFRQLSREEGIAILAGTHICQAEDGEEGEYVNKSFLFFPDGRVETQSKLHLTPEEQIRWPLVAGGDLNVFETDWGKMAILTCYDIEFPELARVAALRGVEMILCPSYTDNAYGYHRVRYCCQARAVENQLFVVLSGLVGALAEDRPQVDSGYCQAGLFTPCDLPFSADGIIQAGELNLDMTVLAEADFRMLRENRAQGAVAPFYDRRPDLYEHEHSKTMVE; from the coding sequence ATGAAGAAACTAACGATTGCCACAACGCAATACGGACTAACGGATATTCGCTCCGCGGAGCAGTTCTGGGCGGGGATCGCGGAGAAGGTTCGCGATGCCGCGGGCCAAGGAGCCGCAATGATTTTATTTCCCGAATATTTGACCGCGCATCTGCTCAGTCTTGAGCCGTCGATGCTGCATGAAGAAGCTTGTTATCATTTGAATCGGCACACCGAAGAGTATGTTCGGTTTTTCCGGCAATTGAGCCGGGAGGAGGGAATCGCCATCTTGGCCGGGACCCATATTTGCCAAGCGGAAGACGGGGAAGAGGGAGAGTACGTCAACAAGTCGTTCCTCTTCTTCCCGGACGGTCGGGTCGAGACGCAGAGCAAGCTGCATCTGACTCCCGAGGAGCAGATCCGCTGGCCCCTCGTCGCTGGCGGCGACTTGAACGTATTCGAGACCGACTGGGGCAAGATGGCGATCTTGACTTGCTACGACATCGAGTTTCCGGAGTTGGCAAGAGTCGCGGCGCTGAGAGGCGTGGAGATGATTCTGTGTCCGTCTTATACCGATAACGCGTACGGCTATCATCGGGTACGTTATTGTTGCCAAGCCAGAGCGGTGGAGAATCAGCTGTTCGTCGTATTAAGCGGGCTTGTGGGGGCATTGGCCGAAGATCGTCCGCAAGTGGATTCGGGGTATTGCCAAGCCGGCTTGTTCACGCCATGCGACTTGCCGTTCTCCGCGGACGGGATCATCCAAGCCGGTGAGCTCAACCTAGATATGACGGTACTGGCGGAGGCTGATTTCCGTATGCTGCGCGAGAATCGCGCCCAAGGCGCGGTCGCCCCGTTTTACGATCGTAGGCCGGATCTTTACGAGCATGAGCACAGTAAGACGATGGTCGAGTGA
- a CDS encoding bifunctional GNAT family N-acetyltransferase/carbon-nitrogen hydrolase family protein, whose product MATDQISQFEKKVIIRNIERSDFDQIIALQNICFPNMGPWKKDQLESHVRTFPDGQICVELDGEIIGSCSSLIVNFDDYLEQHTYSEITDKGYIRNHNPRGGNLYGMEVMVHPEFRRMKIGRRLYEARKRLAEQLNLKSIIVGGRIPGYHHYSDKMTPREYAEEVLQQNIYDPVLTFQMMNGFTLKRILNNYLSDDADSENYAALLEWNNIEYKPSINKTHYKMSFPVRICVIQYMMKKIDSFDEFATQCEHYVDVASDYKSDFAVFPENFTMQLLSFLDERSPSLAVRKLSTFTSQYMELFSELAVKYNVNIVGGSHFIENNNRIYNVAHLFRRDGTIEQQYKLHISPNERKWWGINGGSELGVFDTDCGKISIQLSGDIEYPELSRIVAEEGAKIIFVPYCTEDRQTFLRVKYCAQARAIENQVYIVTSGTVGNLTHVDNVDVQYAQSGIYTPADFSFPRDGIAGECSENTETVIMAEVDMETLERYRKSKDALSFQDRRTDIYSLQIRT is encoded by the coding sequence ATGGCAACCGATCAAATCTCGCAGTTCGAGAAGAAAGTCATTATACGAAATATCGAGCGATCGGACTTCGACCAGATCATCGCGCTGCAAAACATTTGTTTTCCGAATATGGGCCCGTGGAAGAAAGACCAGTTGGAGAGCCACGTTCGCACGTTCCCCGATGGTCAAATCTGCGTCGAGCTGGATGGAGAGATTATTGGCTCTTGTTCCAGTCTGATCGTAAACTTCGACGATTACTTGGAGCAGCATACGTATTCGGAAATTACGGACAAGGGATATATTCGCAATCATAATCCGCGAGGCGGCAATTTGTACGGAATGGAAGTTATGGTGCATCCGGAATTCCGCCGCATGAAAATCGGCAGACGGCTCTACGAAGCCCGGAAACGGCTCGCGGAGCAACTGAATCTGAAGAGTATCATCGTCGGGGGACGAATACCGGGCTATCACCATTACAGCGACAAGATGACGCCAAGGGAATACGCGGAGGAGGTGCTGCAGCAAAATATCTACGATCCTGTGCTCACTTTTCAGATGATGAACGGCTTTACGCTGAAACGAATCCTCAACAACTATTTGTCCGACGATGCGGATTCCGAGAATTACGCGGCCCTGCTAGAGTGGAATAACATCGAATACAAACCGAGCATCAACAAGACGCATTACAAAATGTCTTTTCCCGTGCGCATCTGCGTGATCCAATATATGATGAAGAAGATCGACTCTTTCGACGAGTTCGCCACGCAGTGCGAGCATTACGTCGACGTCGCCTCGGATTACAAATCGGATTTCGCCGTTTTCCCGGAAAATTTCACGATGCAGCTGCTCTCTTTCCTGGACGAGCGATCGCCGAGTTTGGCCGTGAGGAAGCTCAGTACGTTTACGAGCCAATACATGGAGCTGTTCTCCGAACTCGCGGTAAAATACAACGTCAATATCGTCGGCGGTTCGCATTTTATCGAGAACAATAACCGCATCTACAACGTGGCGCATCTGTTCCGCCGGGACGGCACGATCGAGCAGCAGTATAAGCTCCATATTTCCCCTAACGAGCGCAAGTGGTGGGGCATTAACGGCGGTTCGGAGCTAGGCGTGTTCGATACCGATTGCGGCAAAATCTCGATACAGCTCAGCGGCGATATCGAGTATCCGGAGTTGTCCCGGATCGTGGCCGAAGAAGGGGCGAAGATCATTTTCGTGCCTTACTGCACGGAGGACCGCCAGACTTTCCTGAGAGTCAAATATTGCGCTCAAGCCCGGGCGATCGAGAACCAAGTGTATATCGTTACCTCGGGGACGGTCGGTAATTTGACCCATGTCGATAACGTAGACGTGCAGTACGCCCAATCCGGCATTTACACGCCGGCCGATTTCTCATTTCCGCGCGACGGAATCGCCGGGGAATGCAGCGAAAACACGGAAACGGTCATCATGGCGGAGGTAGACATGGAGACGCTGGAGCGTTATCGCAAATCAAAGGATGCCTTATCGTTCCAGGATCGCCGGACGGATATTTACTCTTTGCAAATTCGTACATAA
- the tnpC gene encoding IS66 family transposase — protein sequence MKLTSKQVLHVSKGDTEIAGFISALLAQNEKLTEIVETQTRQIKKLENRVQELERQIGQNSNNSSKPPSSDGLRKKNNLREPGGKKGAPKGHEGHTLRFHLEPDEVVVHPLTTCKNCNHSMAELPAQDWIKRQVLDLPLAPLITTEHRAEEKRCPCCRTLQRAEFPSAVKAPVQYGESFAAWTTYLSVYQLLPLKRIAQFFFDLTRYRPSERTLLEQLNTMASRVAEHEPVIKAQLRKEPFICCDETPMRLNGKQQHLHTHSSAEWTLLHMNEKRCGPAFTEMDVLPAYKGIVVHDCFSSYFKSDVTFSHALCNAHLLRDCQGIVDHNRHQWAAQMKELLRRSWKMAKAARASGTRMSDALLAEIDRQYDDILVLGANEWSTDKVPEKTGPRGRKCKSIAANLGDRLTRHKASVLRFLYDDQIPFDNNLAERDIRMSKVKQKISGCFRTAIGGQQFASIRGFISTLLKQSLPLHQSLVSVLRGQFQFSAT from the coding sequence GTGAAGCTAACATCGAAACAGGTACTACACGTTAGCAAAGGAGATACCGAGATTGCTGGCTTTATTTCCGCGCTCCTAGCCCAAAACGAAAAGTTAACCGAGATCGTGGAAACGCAAACCCGGCAAATCAAGAAGCTCGAAAATCGCGTACAGGAGCTAGAACGCCAGATCGGTCAAAATAGCAACAACAGCAGCAAACCACCCTCGAGTGATGGACTGCGCAAAAAGAACAACTTACGCGAGCCCGGAGGCAAGAAAGGCGCTCCTAAAGGGCATGAAGGGCATACCCTTCGTTTTCATCTGGAGCCGGACGAAGTTGTCGTCCATCCCCTTACCACCTGCAAAAACTGCAATCATTCCATGGCTGAACTACCTGCGCAGGATTGGATCAAAAGGCAGGTGCTTGACCTACCCCTAGCTCCGCTCATCACCACCGAGCATCGCGCCGAAGAGAAGCGCTGTCCTTGTTGTCGCACCCTGCAAAGAGCCGAGTTTCCCAGCGCAGTTAAAGCACCTGTTCAATACGGGGAAAGCTTTGCTGCTTGGACGACGTATCTGAGCGTCTATCAGTTGCTCCCCTTGAAGCGCATTGCTCAGTTCTTTTTCGATTTGACCAGGTATCGCCCGAGCGAACGCACTTTGCTTGAGCAACTGAATACGATGGCATCCCGTGTAGCGGAGCATGAACCGGTAATCAAAGCGCAACTGCGCAAAGAACCCTTCATTTGCTGCGATGAAACGCCCATGCGTTTGAACGGGAAACAACAACATCTTCATACGCACTCGAGCGCCGAATGGACGTTACTGCATATGAACGAAAAACGATGCGGGCCGGCGTTCACCGAAATGGATGTGCTGCCTGCCTATAAGGGGATCGTCGTGCATGACTGCTTTTCCTCGTATTTCAAATCAGACGTAACGTTCTCCCATGCGCTCTGTAATGCGCATCTCCTGCGTGACTGCCAGGGCATCGTAGATCACAATCGACATCAATGGGCAGCCCAAATGAAAGAATTGCTTCGCCGAAGTTGGAAAATGGCCAAAGCGGCTAGAGCCTCCGGCACGCGAATGTCAGATGCACTCCTCGCTGAGATTGACCGTCAGTACGACGACATTCTGGTGCTTGGAGCAAACGAATGGTCAACAGATAAGGTTCCCGAGAAAACGGGGCCACGAGGGCGGAAATGCAAAAGTATTGCAGCGAACCTTGGAGACCGACTTACGCGCCACAAGGCGTCGGTACTCCGCTTTCTTTACGATGACCAAATCCCATTTGATAACAATCTGGCTGAACGAGACATTCGCATGTCCAAGGTGAAACAAAAGATCTCGGGTTGCTTTCGGACAGCTATCGGCGGACAGCAGTTTGCCAGCATTCGCGGGTTTATTTCCACACTTCTGAAACAATCCCTCCCTTTGCACCAATCACTCGTTTCCGTTCTTCGCGGTCAGTTTCAGTTTAGTGCTACGTAA